From a single Calothrix sp. NIES-2098 genomic region:
- a CDS encoding aldo/keto reductase — MSESTSNSEMLYRVLGSTKERVSAIGLGGWHIGLKHVDEELGIRIVRTAINRGMTFMDNSWDYNGGVSEIRMGKALRDGYRDQVFLMTKIDGRSKKAAAKQIDESLQRLQVDCIDLVQHHEILRHEDPHRVFDEEGANAALIEAREAGKLRYIGFTGHKDPYVHLHMLEVAASFGFKFDTVQMPLNVMDAHYRSFAKLVLPELVKQNIGVLGMKSMANGILLKSNTVTPIECLHYALNLPTSVVITGIDSMEILDQAFEAVRTFQPMDEQQVRSLLAKTAQAASRGEFEPFKTSSIFDSTAQNPDWLGEEPQRLQQLMSN, encoded by the coding sequence ATGTCAGAAAGTACGTCAAATTCAGAAATGCTATACCGAGTTCTTGGCAGTACCAAAGAGAGAGTTTCTGCGATCGGACTGGGTGGTTGGCACATAGGTTTGAAGCACGTTGATGAGGAACTCGGTATCCGAATTGTGCGTACAGCGATCAATCGCGGCATGACTTTTATGGATAACAGTTGGGATTATAACGGTGGTGTCAGTGAAATTCGCATGGGCAAAGCACTCCGCGATGGCTACCGAGATCAAGTTTTCCTGATGACGAAAATCGATGGTCGTTCTAAGAAAGCAGCGGCAAAACAAATAGACGAATCACTGCAACGCCTGCAAGTTGATTGCATAGATCTCGTCCAGCATCACGAAATTCTCCGCCACGAAGATCCCCATCGCGTATTTGATGAAGAAGGAGCAAATGCTGCTTTGATTGAGGCGCGAGAAGCTGGGAAGCTGCGCTACATTGGCTTTACTGGGCACAAAGACCCTTATGTGCATCTGCATATGCTAGAGGTTGCGGCTAGTTTTGGGTTTAAGTTTGATACAGTGCAGATGCCATTGAATGTCATGGATGCACACTACCGCAGTTTTGCCAAGCTGGTTTTACCAGAACTAGTCAAACAAAACATCGGTGTTTTGGGCATGAAAAGCATGGCAAACGGTATTCTACTCAAGTCAAATACTGTCACGCCCATTGAGTGTTTACACTATGCGTTAAATTTGCCGACATCAGTTGTGATTACCGGGATTGACAGTATGGAGATTCTCGACCAAGCTTTTGAAGCAGTCCGGACATTTCAACCAATGGACGAGCAACAAGTGCGATCGCTTTTAGCAAAAACAGCACAAGCAGCATCACGCGGTGAATTTGAGCCATTCAAAACCTCATCAATCTTTGATAGCACTGCTCAAAATCCCGATTGGCTAGGAGAGGAACCACAGCGCCTTCAGCAATTGATGTCAAATTGA
- a CDS encoding HlyD family secretion protein yields MVQPLSPAQEPFDTPASDKGKRKLSPRLLIPVGLVLTGIGIFSSYLISSRSEANTLRVSGRIEGYETDIGAKVAGRIASVAVREGDRVHKGQVIVQLDDAEIQAQLKGASARVDAMQKQEEQARLQINLLESQVLENRLTLQQAVGDAKGRIFQAESSVASSQAQLNQAIAQVEQAKSELKLAQMNRDRYAKLVKQGAVTRQQFDQAQTSWETALANLRSRQAAVDSFRKLVNSAQGQLTQAQSVGLNPSIRSTQLSGLNTQLAQTRLKLAAAQADVANAKASQQEMKAKFADLNVISPINGVVVSRSVEPGAVVTTGKTLLTIIDPNTVYLRAFIPQGNIGKVRVGQEAKIFLDSAPKQPLSAKVAAIDTQASFTPENIYFQQDRVKQVFGVKIIIDNPAGLAKPGMPADAEINITPEGEK; encoded by the coding sequence ATGGTTCAGCCACTCTCACCAGCCCAAGAACCTTTTGATACACCTGCATCAGATAAAGGTAAACGCAAACTTTCTCCTCGGTTGTTAATACCTGTAGGTTTAGTACTCACAGGTATTGGTATTTTCAGCTCTTATTTGATTTCATCACGCTCGGAAGCTAATACACTGCGAGTAAGCGGTCGTATTGAAGGTTATGAAACTGATATCGGCGCTAAAGTAGCGGGACGCATCGCCTCTGTTGCTGTGCGAGAAGGGGATAGAGTTCATAAAGGACAAGTTATTGTCCAGTTAGATGATGCAGAGATTCAAGCGCAACTTAAAGGTGCATCTGCGCGTGTAGATGCGATGCAAAAACAAGAAGAACAAGCACGTTTACAAATTAATCTTCTAGAAAGCCAAGTCTTAGAAAATCGGCTGACCTTGCAACAAGCGGTGGGAGATGCTAAAGGCCGAATTTTCCAAGCTGAGTCATCAGTAGCTTCGAGTCAAGCCCAGCTAAATCAAGCAATTGCTCAGGTAGAACAAGCCAAATCTGAGTTGAAATTAGCGCAAATGAATCGCGATCGCTACGCTAAATTAGTTAAACAAGGAGCTGTAACTCGTCAACAATTTGACCAAGCCCAAACCAGCTGGGAAACTGCATTAGCCAACCTCAGATCCCGTCAAGCAGCAGTAGATTCTTTCCGGAAATTAGTCAATTCTGCCCAAGGACAATTAACCCAAGCTCAAAGTGTCGGGTTAAATCCTTCTATTCGCAGCACCCAACTCTCAGGGTTAAACACGCAATTGGCTCAAACTCGCCTGAAACTAGCCGCAGCTCAAGCTGATGTAGCCAACGCCAAAGCCTCTCAGCAAGAAATGAAGGCTAAATTTGCCGACCTCAATGTTATCAGTCCGATTAACGGCGTAGTTGTCAGCCGCAGTGTTGAACCCGGTGCAGTTGTTACCACTGGCAAAACTCTGTTGACAATCATAGATCCTAATACAGTCTATCTCCGTGCTTTTATTCCCCAAGGAAATATTGGTAAAGTCCGTGTCGGTCAAGAAGCTAAGATCTTTCTAGATTCCGCACCCAAACAACCCCTGAGTGCCAAAGTTGCTGCTATTGATACCCAAGCTTCTTTCACCCCTGAGAATATTTATTTCCAGCAAGACCGAGTGAAACAAGTTTTTGGTGTCAAAATCATCATCGACAATCCCGCCGGATTAGCCAAACCAGGAATGCCAGCAGATGCCGAGATTAATATTACACCGGAGGGGGAGAAGTGA
- a CDS encoding ABC transporter-related protein, which produces MTNSVIQVEGLNKRYGKLVAVKGIDFAVKQGEIFGLIGPDGAGKTTTFHILGGVMEASAGNIQILGKPPRDARLAIGYLTQQFSLYLDLSIDENLRYSAGLREVPDKTFVQRRNKYLRLMSLEKFGDRLAGRLSGGMKQKLALCCALISQPEILLLDEPTTGVDPVSRREFWDVLAAIAAEGVTVVVATPYLDEAERCDRIALMYEGEIQQIGTLSQLRESLGLQRLEVRTNQIEAAEQVLHTKINNTQTSIVDVQTFGDRLDVLVKDAAIATATVEKIFVQQHLQLDNIQTADVTLENVFVSRLRASGNDPEFISFPRSQLNNRGVRGEIAIAANKLRKIFGDFQAVKSADLEIRYGEIYGLLGANGAGKTTIIKMLCGLLEPTSGKISLAGETQNLRSSALRKRIGYMSQKFTLYDDLTIIQNLEFYCGVYGVPRQLRRSKINWVLATCGLVGRENMLTGQLPGGWKQRVAFGASVMHEPEILFLDEPTSGVDPLARRQFWRLINEFARSGTAVLVTTHYLEEAEQCNRMGFMVAGEMVVQGSPSEIKAAQPGQLIEIVTDKTQDASNLLKTQLAPWRVSIFGDRLHLVLDYPDSDIPQIRSILQTNNINIHSLRSIPFSLEDAFIGIVQRTEERGE; this is translated from the coding sequence ATGACAAATTCTGTAATTCAAGTGGAGGGTTTAAACAAACGGTACGGCAAATTAGTTGCCGTTAAGGGAATTGATTTTGCTGTCAAACAGGGGGAAATTTTTGGCTTAATTGGCCCTGATGGTGCGGGAAAAACTACGACATTCCACATTTTAGGTGGAGTGATGGAAGCATCGGCTGGGAATATTCAGATTTTAGGCAAACCTCCCCGCGATGCGCGTTTAGCTATTGGTTATCTGACACAGCAATTTTCGCTTTATCTTGACCTCAGCATCGATGAAAATCTCCGTTATAGTGCTGGTCTGCGTGAAGTTCCTGATAAGACTTTTGTGCAACGTCGCAATAAATACCTGCGATTGATGAGTTTGGAGAAATTTGGCGATCGCTTGGCTGGTCGTCTCTCCGGTGGGATGAAGCAGAAGTTAGCTTTGTGCTGTGCGTTGATTTCCCAACCAGAAATTTTGTTGTTGGACGAACCGACGACAGGCGTTGACCCGGTATCGCGGCGGGAATTTTGGGATGTTTTGGCGGCGATTGCTGCTGAGGGAGTTACGGTAGTTGTAGCTACACCTTATCTCGATGAAGCTGAAAGGTGCGATCGCATTGCTTTAATGTACGAAGGAGAAATTCAGCAAATTGGTACTCTTTCCCAGTTACGCGAAAGTTTAGGTTTACAGCGTTTAGAAGTTCGCACCAATCAAATTGAAGCTGCCGAACAAGTATTACATACAAAAATCAACAATACCCAAACATCAATTGTCGATGTTCAAACCTTTGGCGATCGATTAGACGTCTTAGTCAAAGATGCCGCGATTGCTACAGCAACAGTTGAAAAAATCTTTGTGCAACAGCACCTACAACTCGACAACATTCAAACAGCAGATGTCACTCTAGAAAACGTTTTTGTTAGCCGCCTACGCGCATCTGGAAACGACCCAGAATTTATTTCTTTTCCTCGTTCTCAGTTAAATAATAGAGGTGTTCGAGGAGAGATTGCTATTGCTGCAAATAAACTCAGAAAAATATTTGGCGACTTCCAAGCAGTGAAAAGCGCCGATTTAGAAATTCGCTATGGAGAAATATATGGATTACTAGGCGCAAATGGTGCAGGAAAGACAACAATCATTAAAATGCTCTGCGGATTGCTAGAACCAACCTCAGGCAAAATCTCTTTAGCAGGAGAAACTCAAAATCTACGCAGCAGTGCTTTGCGCAAACGCATTGGTTACATGAGTCAAAAATTCACACTCTACGATGATTTAACTATTATCCAGAATCTAGAATTTTACTGTGGAGTTTATGGCGTGCCAAGACAATTACGCCGCAGCAAAATTAACTGGGTACTAGCAACTTGTGGCTTAGTTGGTAGAGAAAATATGCTCACCGGACAGTTACCAGGAGGATGGAAGCAGCGAGTCGCCTTTGGTGCTTCCGTCATGCACGAACCAGAAATATTATTTCTAGACGAACCCACATCAGGAGTAGACCCGTTAGCACGCCGTCAATTTTGGCGATTAATTAATGAGTTCGCCAGGTCAGGAACAGCAGTGCTAGTCACAACCCATTATTTAGAAGAAGCCGAACAATGTAACCGGATGGGGTTTATGGTAGCAGGTGAAATGGTAGTTCAAGGTTCTCCCAGCGAAATTAAAGCCGCACAACCCGGCCAGTTGATAGAAATAGTTACAGATAAAACCCAAGATGCGTCTAATTTACTTAAAACACAATTAGCACCGTGGCGAGTGTCAATTTTTGGCGATCGCCTACACTTAGTTCTCGATTATCCAGACTCCGATATTCCCCAAATTCGCTCAATTCTCCAAACAAACAACATAAATATTCACTCCCTGCGATCTATTCCCTTCTCACTCGAAGACGCCTTCATTGGCATAGTACAACGCACCGAGGAAAGAGGCGAGTAG